A region from the Pungitius pungitius chromosome 16, fPunPun2.1, whole genome shotgun sequence genome encodes:
- the ca4a gene encoding carbonic anhydrase 4a produces the protein MRSHDRKQVIVLPSLRRVSSKMQQLILLVLLASFWTTCTKAGDWCYQSQFACDHQCNEPANWNHAHSDCEGRYQSPINVVTRKTLKDERLTPFQFSNYQQIFKSTIKNNGHSVQVGVPNLSIISDGGLPGGYKAVQFHLHWGNNGGPGSEHTIDGEQYPMELHIVHMKQHYTDLTTALSDPEGVAVLGFFYERSTSANRKYEPIIKALQNIKAANGNTSLNSISLAQLIPPEKNLTTYYRYKGSLTTPGCTEAVIWTLFENPIPLSMEQLRAFSELKFPNGKQMVGTFRPVQPLNGRQVSRSGGAVILLSSALLVAAIATAFGLPQVN, from the exons ATGCGATCACACGACAGAAAACAAGTCATTGTGTTGCCTTCCCTCCGTCGAGTCAGCTCCAAAATGCAGCAGCTGATCCTGCTCGTTCTCCTGGCGTCATTTTGGACAACTTGCACAAAAGCAGGAG aTTGGTGTTATCAGTCCCAGTTTGCCTGTGATCATCAGTGCAATG AGCCAGCCAATTGGAACCACGCCCACAGCGACTGTGAAGGAAGATACCAGTCGCCCATCAACGTGGTCACCAGAAAGACTCTAAAAGACGAGCGACTTACTCCCTTCCAGTTCAGCAACTACCAGCAGATCTTCAAAAGCACAATCAAGAACAACGGCCACTCGG TTCAGGTTGGAGTTCCCAACCTGAGCATCATCTCGGATGGGGGCCTACCAGGCGGCTACAAGGCCGTGCAGTTCCACCTGCACTGGGGCAACAATGGAGGGCCTGGCTCCGAACACACCATCGATGGGGAGCAGTATCCCATGGAG CTGCACATTGTTCACATGAAGCAGCATTACACTGATCTGACAACAGCGCTGTCAGACCCGGAGGGAGTGGCTGTCCTTGGGTTCTTCTACGAG AGGTCCACCAGCGCCAACCGGAAGTACGAGCCCATCATCAAGGCTCTGCAGAACATCAAAGCCGCAA ATGGAAATACGTCTTTAAATTCCATCTCCCTGGCCCAACTGATCCCACCTGAGAAGAATCTGACCACATATTACCGCTACAAGGGCTCTCTGACCACCCCAGGGTGCACCGAGGCTGTGATTTGGACTTTGTTTGAGAATCCCATCCCTCTGAGCATGGAACAG CTGCGGGCCTTCTCTGAGCTCAAGTTCCCAAATGGGAAGCAGATGGTGGGGACCTTCCGGCCGGTGCAGCCCCTGAACGGCCGGCAGGTGTCTCGGTCGGGAGGCGCAGTGATCCTGTTGAGTTCCGCCCTCCTCGTGGCCGCCATCGCCACGGCCTTCGGACTGCCCCAAGTCAACTAG